The DNA window ATTTTATCGTTAACAGACACAGTAAATTCACTgttctatttttattctcagaAATGAAGAGGGATATACCACCGTAAATTCGACGTCAACTTAGTTCCTTATTTCTTCCTCGTACACGAGGAACTCCTCTATTTTCATCCgctgtattattttttctcagaacAAAGTATGACTGAATGTGTTTTTaggttttttcaatttttttttccatctctttacaatttttctgtacaatatataataataataataatgtatcgaaaagtataatattataataataataaaatattaaacgCATATGCATGTGTTTTGCATATGTTGTATAGGTACGTCAAGGCAGACATGATTGTATATTTCTATTATTAACGTAgtgtttataaaaataataaaaaaatttatactcaaCGATGACGTTTCAAAGTCCTGATCGTTCCTATAcattcaatattaatttattatattaggTGCTAGTCACTATTCGCATAACgtcatttcttcattttacaCATCTATTTCGTACTTGGCATTGCTGAATGAAATAATGGGCCATTTTGTGCACCGACAGATTCGATGCATAACAATGGAagtaatgacaataataataaacattcaCAAGCTGACTCTGAAGTATCAAATTCGTAGCAGTGAAAGCTGAGATTCAATGCGTCattcaatgaattatttctgcaattgtagcaaatttgattgaattttttaaaactgtatGCACCAACGATGAATGAAATATCAAACGTACCGATCTTCCTGTCTTCGTTTCtataatttcttctttttttttctatgatttgTGATCTAATTTATAAATGCcgtattaattaataatattgctTAAGTGGAACATTGCCGGTACCTTATGGACTTCGTATCAATTTCCTTCAAATGTTGTTCCATTTCGTTTGTCAAAGAGTCGACGATTTCCATGAGCCTAGACAATTTTCTCTCGTTGTCTTTATACACAATCTCCATACCGTCGAGGTCCTTGAACTTGGTCGAAGTATCGGCCGTCAATTCAGACGCCCTTGCCAAAAGTGATTTTGCCTTCTCGATGTTTCCTTTACTCCTGTCGACTCGGTTCCCCAGTGAATTTTTTGCTTGTTGATACTCCTGTCTCAGTTTCATCGTCTTGTTATCGACTGTTCCAGCTTCCAGTACCACTTCAGCAACCTGCTTTGCAATCTCCTCGTTAAGTATGTAGTCATCCTTTATCAGCTGAGTCTGAAGATTCTCGAGTCTCGAATCCAAGGCGCCGACGCTCGCGGTTAATTTGCCGGCCGTGTCCTTGGCCATTTTCATTCCCTGAATAATCGTGGTCAAGTGCGCTTGGGACTGAGTAATATCGTCCGTTGCCTTTCTTACAGCATTGTCAGCATTGTCCTGAGCCGACTGAGCGTCAGTCAATAGCTTGGTTATCTTTTCGGCTTGCACTTCCTTGGCTATCGCCTCGTTCTTCGTAGCGTTGGCTCGTTCTCTCAGTTGGTTAGCCCGCCTCAAACCATCGGCTGCTTCGGCGATGATTTTCTCGGGATTCGTCAGCGACCCAACCATCAAGGATATGTTCTGCGCGAGTTCTTTGATCTGTTCTGGATTCGAGTGAATGTTTTTACTCAATGCCTTCTTCGCCAGGTCTCTGACCTCAGCTGGGGTTGATTGTTCCTCCGTAAGGAAATTCCACATCCTGTCGGTGAGCGCTGTCAAATCGGCGGACAATTCGTCCGTCTCATTCCTTACGGACAAGGCATGGTTGAACGCATCTTGAGCGTTCGATCTTGCTGCGATTGCTTCTTGTTGTACTTGAGACATCTGCGAtcagagagaagaaaattaattgttaacgAGAAATCTTAAACGCTTCATAATCGCGAATAGTTATCGGCAATCAGTTACTTACACTCCTCAGTAGTTGCTCAGCTTTATCCCGATGATTCTTGATCGCCGCTGTTTGCTTATCGGCCAGATCCAGTGCCAAGTTGACTTTTGCCACGGCTCCAGCATCACAAGACAATCCTCCACAAGAACCACATCCAGCTCCACCGCACAGTGAACTACACTCAGTGACGCGCTCTCCGCAAACTTCAAGGTTTAAATCAGGCAGCATGGATTTTATGGTGGTCACCTGGTCGCCAAGCCGAGCAATGGACTCCTTGTTTTGATCCGTGGCCTCCTTGAAGCTGAGGGAATTCTTACTGAGGAAATTTTCCGTGTTCGTATGGTACCGCTCAGCCTCGGCCAAGGTGTTCAATGTACCATTGGCCATTCTTTCAGCCTCGTTCGATTGCTCGGCCATTTCAACGGTGACGTTCAGAGCCCCCTGCACGTTAGCCTCTTGTAACTTCGTTGCGTCCTTCTTCAACTGCGCAGCGTCTTGATGCAGATTGTCCGTCCTATTTCTCATGTTTTTAAGGGCCGCGTCGGCGAGATGCACACGTTGACTAATACTGTCCTGGAGGTTGTCGAGCTCGTCAAGTCTCATCTGAGATGCCTGAATGACGTTTTTCAGATCCGCCGCCATGTCGCTCAATTTTTCCAGGTCTTGTCCTCTTACGCTGGTATCGCTCACCAGAGCCTTGACTTGGTTCAACGAGTCGTCCATTTGATCGAACTCGGACGTGTAGAATCCGGTTATACCAACCTTTTTGATTCTCGAAGCATCTGTGATTACATTGCTTGTCCGATTCCTCACTCCTTGAAGGGTCATGTCCCAATTATCGAAACATTCTCCGCAAGGGCGGCAGGTCGGAGCAAAACCGAGGTAGCCTCGATCACAGTGGTCGCACTTTACGCCCCCGATACCTTCGTAGCACACGCAAGCCCCGGTTTGTCTGTCACACTGCGGCGTGGCTGAACCAAGGGAACTGCACTCGCAAGTTTTACATTCAATATTCGGATCGCCCCAGTGATTCTTCTGGCACTCGTTACACTGCCTTCCACCGAAACCTGGCCTGCACTCGCAAGTTCCATCGTACTCGTTACATTTGTCCGAAATACTTCCAATCGCGTCACATTCGCACGGATCGCAGCCTTCTCCGCTTGCAATTCGCCAATGGTTCTCTTCGCAGTGGTCACAGAACTGACCCATGACATGCGGGAGACACGGACACTGTCCCGATCGGTGATTACAGGGGCCCGCGCTCTGATCTGTACCAAGTACATTACACTCGCAGAATTTGCAGTTTTTCTCTAAGGCATCGCCGTAATATTGCGGCTTGCAAATCTGGCAGTGTGAGCCAGCGGTGTCAAACAAACACTGGAGGCATTCCCCGGTCTTCGGATCGCAGTTGCCCGGTCGAGCCGGGTCAGTGTTATTGCTACAATCGCATGGCGTGCAACTGCCACCGGGAACATCTGGGTTTCCATAGTAGTTATCGTCGCAGGTTTCACATCTCGGACTGGCGTAACCTTCGTAGCATTCGCAAACCACGTCTTGAGTTATGGAATCCAGTGAGCAGCTGTCTGCATATGAATGACCCGATGCTATGGCGCCCGGACATGGACACTGCCTGCAAGGGATGTCGACGCCGATACGTGGGTCACCGTAGAATGTCGCTATGCACATATCGCAGTTGTGGCCCGTCGTTGAGTCCTGGCAGTTTATGCAAGCTCCCGTCTTCGAGTCGCAGCTGTCGGCATGACCGTTGCACTCGCATCGTCTGCAGTGTGGGAAGTTCCAAAAGCCTGGTTGACACAGGCCGCACGTTCTGGAGTACGTGTTCGGGTGACAAGTGCACCGCCCCGTCTCAACGTTGCAGAAGTTGTCCAACGCTCCCACGGCGTCACAGTCGCACGGCTTACAGCCTTCTGGTCCAAAATTGTAGGTTCCAGGTGCGCAACTATCGCATCGACGACCGATCACGTTTGTTTTGCAGGAACATCTGCCTCCGAATTGATTGCAAAGCAGACTGTGTGACCCAGTCAGGTTACATTCACATGCTGGAGAAAGTATATACGATTAATCATCAAACTCTGACGTTCAGTTCAAGGGTCCTTTACTGAATACTTACCATGACCACCGTCGAACACATACGTCCCAATGATATACTGATACTGTTTGCAGATATCGGAAATCTGTTGGTCCCTATCGTACAAGTCGTAAAACATATCACCGCATCGGTAAGCTTCGTATTCTTGGCGGCGCACTTCCGCAAGTGGGGATCCACTGAAGACCGGTATGCTCTCAGGTCTAGGGATCAACGTGATCTAAAATATGGACAAATCGTTACTGGTTCAAACATCAGCATAGAACAATCTTCAACGAACAAAGCTTCGAAATTTCTGTACCGAATCAATTAGAATAGATGCCGACGGTGTTTGGTAACGTTGATCGTATGCATCAAAAGTCAAATGTACGATGTATCTCTTTCCTGATTCCAAACAGGCGTTTCTAATTGCAACGGCACTATGTCTGTCAGGATAGAGCTGCATTGTGACACGGTCATCAGAAGGCTGCCAATTTCTACAGGGTCCGTCAGGGTCGACTGGACCGTCCCTTTCGATAAAGATTCGCACTTTCTGCCAGGGCCCTGCGATTTCAGGTTCATATCGCACGACTATGTCGTACTCCATGGTTTTCACGATGTCGTCTATAACGAAGGTCAAGTTTGAGAACTCGTAAGCTCTGATGAACCCACTGCCAGTCCACGTGGTGTTTCTCCCGTCACGGTAGGGCTCTCTGATCACAATCTGACAGTTCTGCAAACAACGTTTCATTATTAGATAAAATATCAACACTCGCCTCGTTCTCCTGAGACAAAAAAGTACAGATCCTTACGCTGGATGCTCGACTATTCTCTCCTTCGTAAATGAGGAAATCCAAGGAAACAGTGTAGTAACTTTGCTCTGGCTCATTACAGGTTCGCCCACCTATGTTACGCCTGCAGCGGCACTGGCCTGTCACGACATCACAGAAATTGTCGTAGGCTCCACCAAGGTCACAATCGCATGGCTTACAGCCGTCTTGTTCCTCGGAAAGACCCCAATATTCTGGGAGACATTGACTGCAGTCACGTGCGGTTACGTAACGCTTACAGGTGCATTCGCCCGTCAGCATGTTGCACCCTTGGTTACCGATCGTTCCGACAGTATTGCAGGTACACGCTGAGGAAATCGGTAAAGTCATGGTTAGAACGATGGTCTGCGCTCTCGATTGTCACGGGGAATTGAGAATCTCACCTTGACATCCGTCCGGGTTGTTAAAGTCGAATTTCCAGAATCCATTCTTACATCTGTCACACCGTCTACCTTCAACGTTGGCCTTGCAGTGACACCGGCCAGATTCATCACCACTTAACTCGTCAGTGCGTGAGTCGCAGATTCCATCATCCAAGGAACCGGAGGGATCGCAGTCACAGGCTACAAAACAAAATCTATATAAGTTAAACAACCAAAAGATTAACAATATCTGACGACAACCCACGTTGGCAAGCTTCAGCGTCAGTCATATCTCTACTGGACTCATGGTAGAAGAATGGCTTGCACTGTTCACAATTTTGCCCACGAGTGTTATGCTGACAGTCGTCACAAACACCGCCGGAAACTCTTCCAGATCGCTCGAAGACGGCCTCGTCGAAATGACAACTTTGACTGTGATTGTTACAGTTGCACATCTTGCAGGCACTGGTTTGCTTTCCAACCGCAGGTTTCCACGGTAAATCGTTGAAGAAGTCCTCGCAATATTCACAGTTCAGTCCCTTGGTGTTGTGCGTACATTCACAACGGCCATGAACCATGTCCTGCCTTTCGGGTATTCCGGGCAAGGGTAGACACCTCGACGCGTGTCCGTAGCACGAGCAGGATCCTCGAACCCACATGTTTTTTATGGCGTAGTAATACTTCTCTCGTATCTCTGCGCGGTTGTCCAACAAGTCGTCACCCAAAGTGTGCAGCCTTGTGAAGTTGATCCGCAAGTTGGTCATTTTCAAAAGATTCTGAACTTCCTTCGAGTACGGGTTGTCGATTTGCAGGTTCGGTGGCAGCACTCTATGGATTATCTCACCACCTTCTGATGGAGCAACGTTGGAATATCGCGATTCGCACACGACATCCGTCAAGTTCCGAGATGCCTTCGTCGACACGCCAGGGAATGACTGCTGGCAGTTATAGGCAAAGTATTTGTACACCTGCCAGGTCTTGCCAAAGTCGTAAGAACGTTCGATCAACATTGCAGCTGGTCTGAACGTCttgaattttatgattatGTGGGTGAAATGGAATTCCGCTTCCAGGTCCAGCTGCAGTGTGACATTTTCCACACCATTTTCCGACTGCCACCAAGTCTCTGCAGCGCGATGGCTGGAATACAAGAGATTGATCAGCGTTGAGGAACAACAATACAACAATCAACTCTCTCAGAGAGACAAcaatcaatcaataattaaagTAACTGACTTTGGCTGGTATTTGTggacaatattttcaacccCGTGTTGCTGCTTTGGAATTCTTTTATCAcaaaagaaacattttttcctaTCCTGAAGGTGAGAAACTATGCAGTATCTTTCAGGTCCTTTTAAACCGCAGGTAGACGAAGCACGGATTCGATTTTCTCGCCCGATTAACAAATCTCCAGTAGCTGGATAACACGAGCCAACTTCGCAGGGTTGAGGTTTCTTTAGAAGCACACCTGCgagaacgtgaaaaaagatTACTATCGAATCTTGACAAAGATGTACCGACGAATTTCACTAGGGAAAATGTAGTGTCAGGTTACAATTTGCTTACAAAtaagaaatgaattatttattagcTAAAAATTCCCAGTATCAGCTCCACaccaaaatttattatttgttcGTCGTGTCTTAACATGTTATGCCTTGAACCTTAACCCGAGTTAGACACAATGTATCGTGTTATCTGAAAAGTGTGCTGAAAATTGAACTGTTTCGGTTAGTGTACATCGATTTGGAAATTATGGCGTGTTGTTGTGCAGTGTGCTGTGATCGAGCTACCTCTGGGCCTCATTGTCGTCACCCGGCTCCAACTATACTGATTCTTGCCGAAAGCTTCTGACGGCGACATATCTCCTCTCTGCACGGTTTCTACAACAGCTTTACAGCTCACCATTTTTCAGGGAATTTTCATGGACAATTGAAATGattggtttgtttttttttatatttatttattgtataaaaacaaCAAGGTGATTACCTGGTCTCGATTGCACTCTGTTCGATACTCGTCGGTAGTAAGGAGGGCTCGTCGTATCTTAAAAAGAGGAAAAGTTCGCTTGAAATTTATCAGCATCCAAAGTACATCGCATCTCGCATTGGATAACATGATCAATGATGGCAGTTCGGGGAATCCccgttaatttttaaaatttcgcGGACCTGGCAATTTTTATATCTTACCACACTAACGATACTACTTTTcagcgaaaataaaaaacgaaagataGTTCCTCAATCGCTGATGAAAGATCGCGAGGTTACCAGGTCATCGTAGTAACGACCAAGTCAGTCGCGATGAAAACTCTGAATTATCAGTGTTGTACAGAATTAATGCGAGGTTGAGCAGATGCACGATTCTTTCTAAGCGTTATTTTTTCCGGATTCAGAATTGTATCTTTACTTTCAATGTCCTAATTAAACGTCCAGGAAATTTGTACCGAAATTTTCGAAGAGCTAACAAATATTTGTACttccattttaatttttataaacacaCTTTACCTGCTAGTATAACCAGAAATAATCCAAAAACAATGGCGATGAGCTGATTTGGCCGAACCATCGTGgcgagttgttttttttttttttttttctctctcttccaaCACTCAAGCACTGCCTGCCTTCGTTAGCAAACTACTGTCCCCATTTATCTGTTCCGCTATGACCAGGATAAGAAAATATATGACAATTAGTAGTCATTTAAAAACTTATCTCTTCTGTTCTTGGCGTTCACGggatgggaaaaaaaacgaataaatcaACTGTCAGCACTTGGTCGCTGTACAGACGCGATAGCAAATTTGCtgaacattatttttaaattgcaaTTCTTTGTAATGGTTTACGATTACTGCTGATGATTAACTCTcgactaattttcaaaatctgcgTTACTGGACGATTCTCGATATTAACTATAGAATTGAATAGAAATTCGTAAACTTCGATCTATCGATAAACCGATAACTGTAACGAGACTCGCGTCAAGTGTTAGTCTCAAACAGCGACATGTACACACTATTTAtgtgattaaaataaaacaaaaaaactgtAATAGACGTGATCATTTATGGAAACAAGAGACGTGTAAAAGTTTAAAACTCGCGGTGTTTTACGCGGTAAATAATCGTGCGtaagaaattcttttttttttactacctgCCAAAcagagtgagaaaaaattcgcAATTCGTAGCGATAAAGTGTGGCTGATAATAATTGTCACAAGAAATTTGGAACCAGCCGACTGATGGTAGTGAATAAAGAAtctaaaaagaaaagaaaaaaaaaaaaaaaaaaaacacgacgAGAAAGGAAAACAACGTGTCTGTGAATGATTCCGAAGGATTCCAAAAATGGTGTTGCACATAGTATAAGTAAGTATAGTAGACACTGAACTCACCTGGTTCGGAGACGATATGCGGTGAAGATAATCCAATATAATCGGGCGGCCTTTTGGGCCCAGCTTTAGGGGATTTGGGTAAACTATATTTCTGCGGCACGAATGGGCGAGGGGAAGGGATGTCGCACTGAATaccgaggaaaaaaaaatccggtATCAGCAGCGGAACTCAGAAATACACGGTCAAAGGACGGAGGCTCCGACGCTGCCAGAGCGAATACCTCCAGAAGCGATTCGCTTCTGCCGAGTGAGCTGCAGCCAGCATTGCCTCCGTTGAGGGGGCTGAGGGGACTGGATGAGGCTTAAAATCTCCAGCGGGGAAAGTTACCGGGAGTTTGTACCAGCCATCGGGTACATCGGTTAAATTGCTCGGTTATATTTCCATCCACGCCTTTTACGTCTACGCGTCTGCTTCGCACTTCGATTCAAAGTGACGCAGTTATTTAATAGGTAAATCAATTGTTTCTTCGATTGAATGTCTCCTTTTCGGATTGTGGAAAGAAACTGTTGGTGgcctggtttttttttttttttctttatcactGTCGGCATTTGTTGTGTTGAACCCCGTTCACTTTAAAATGACAATATTTACTCAAAATGACTTTATCTGAGTAATGAAACAGTTTTTGGAGGATCTTGAGATGTTTCGGACACGTTACAGAAGTTgagctaatttttttcttcaaaatttgcgatttttcaGAGCATTTTACCTTCATTTCATATACTTGATAATTATTTAACGTGCAGTATACCTCGAGAGAATCgtaaaaaccgaaaatcaagATTGTTATTTGTACAGTGTACAAAAAAGCGAATGGGTTAATCGGGCGAATTgcagaaaaaagaataagaattGAATGCAACATTTCAAGTAATTCATGAAGTTACTCTGATCTGCAATTTGCATTTTtgtgttcgaaaaaattcacagagatTGCAAAATATCTTCCTACAAATTGACTTTAAAGATTTTACTTTAAATTGCagtaacttgaaaaaaaaagaaggaaaaaataactaCAGAATAAAAACTAACTTTATTACTGTAAtaaaaggttgaaaaattattttaatttttgataaaagaATTTTGATTCTTTCGTGAAGATCACGAAAACTACGATCTGGATCGATTGCAGCCAAAAACAGGTATTTTATAAAGTTATCCGATTTACCCTCggatatttttatgaaaaaaaaataaaataaataaataagaataatttccCATACACGAGGCAAAGAATGACAAGAAAACTGATGAACGTGTCTTTGTTGTTCGTCCACTCTGAAAATACGATCAATATTGTTTCCTCACGGATGATCGATGGTGCGTAAAGTTGCGTGAAAGAGCGTAAAATTAAATCACGATATGCTAGAGCTcgcaaaatttttctagtcTGTATTTTTTCGTCTATAGTAATGGAAAATTTGATCATTGAAAATCTAAAACGTGAGGGATCGCGATTTTTCGATCCATCCTGCGCTGTGTCTCAGTCTCGTAAATTGACTCTTGCCGCGGTGTTGCGAGCGGGAATTTAGCTTCTTCCTCGGTAACTTCTCTTGCTTCTCTCCTAATCTTTCTTTCCACTACTCTGACTCTTGAGAGGCTGGCTAGCCGTCGACCACCAACATGTCGGCGTACTCGACTAGACGCGTGTGTGAGAATCGTCATCTCTTACGTACCTACACACGGTACAGTCCCGCCTGCGATTCAAACGCGTTCCAGAATAGAGCGAAGCCGTTAAGGCGCGCTCGGGACTTGGAGAAGAATTGCTGATGGAAGAAGCGAGAGATTATGCGAATAACATTGCGAGAAATCGTTTGAATCGTTCGTACAGTTCGTTGGATCATAACTTTGACTCGGATTGACACCGTCGGCGATTATTTCCGCGAATTGCTTGAACGTCTGCAGAGATTCGCCTCAAAAGTATAACAGTTTTGTTTTATCCCACGCGAGGACGAGAAatcataaatatatgtataaacttTATCGCGCCTTATTGACAGAGGAAACTGTGTGCTAGTTCGGATTAATCATTCGATTTAGTTGAAGTCGAGTCTATACATTTGCGTGCCCCGCGTACGCTAAGAACGTGTAAGAAAGCGTCGGGTCTAAATTTAGAGAACTCGGCTTATTATATCTTACTGCAGGCTTCTCGCGAGtgaaaagatttttcgaatatgCAGTTGCAACCCGCGGCTTATTCAAAGATTTAAGAACTCTTAAAAGAAGATTTAAGATCGAATAACTACTGGCTGTTTAGTTTTTTTCCTCAGCGAAATGAGAGGAAAACCGAAGCAATTCaatttcgcaaaaaaattCCGAGGCGACAATTTAccagagagaaaaaactgaAGTAGGATAATTGAACGAGTAAatggggcggggttgaagttccggatttgaaaagttccgaaagcgcctaatttagaattatttggtagcgaaacttgaagtaaggaaatcaaactttgaagaaacaacaaagttcgaatggtcggaaaatTGACGGCTCAAGGTTCCGAAATGCAAACTTCCGATAATTCAAgttaaaatatcgaaaaatcaaagcggtgatttttcgtcaaagtttgaattctttattttaattttcgccaccaaaaaattcggaattcggcgctttcggaacgttttaaattcggaattttaaCCTTGCCACGAGTAAACGACTCTTAGCTAGGATCAAAAAAAAGATGGCTACATTTACAGAAGCTTCGAGGCAGGTGCCAAATATGAAAACGATAGTTGAGGCGACGCGGGGTGAATTTCAAGACCTCGTGATACGTGCTGCAGGTGTTTTAATTTCCTTCTGCCTCAATGAAATGTTCAGAACTAAATAATTGCTGTGATTAATATTGATTGGATcatgaattatattttcctAGTTTCTTCCTCAGTCGCGAGTATTTTTCAACCCACAAAGAAGCGAGCGTGTAGTTAGAGCAATGAACTATTTCGTCAAGATGATCTTATGCTCCGTCCCATGACCTTTATTTCCATTTTacttgttgttatttttattctatcacACATATATTCCATGCTCGGCAGTGAGCTTATCAATCGGTATACGAGAATAGACACTCGATTCACCTACAAGACTTCAAGTTTGATTCGTGTATGCGAGTCTAGAGTGAAGATCTCCACGGTATTttagtgaagaaaaaatctaaCGAGCTGAAAGCGACTCAATGTACGTTATAAATAAGCGATATTCATTCAAAACTGTTATACTGAATTGctttcatttctttgaaatCATATCGAACTTTCTTATCGTCGCAGTTGTTGCAATGCTTCTGCAGATAACTCACACTCTTATCGACTTATGTAGTGCGCCAGATGATGCATTCAAGAGAAGAAGGATCGGATTGTGACAACGGTTTaaaagctgaaattcagttggcgttaaaaaatttcggtacGTCAAGTCGTTGCATGCACCGGACAGACATTTCTTTCGACGAAAAAcgagcaatgaaaaaaatttatacctgcTAAATGCATTCAATCACCTATATTCACATATTCTCATTTCGTTTAACcaacaaaattaaattctcttgGAGTCAGATCGGTAATAAGTAGTTTCAAATTGGGCTGACGGCAAGTATTTATTCATTACATTgtagaataataattcaactCATGGCAAAGCAATGAATCGAAGCTGTTGTGAACGAAGGAAGAACGCGTGGGTTGTTATCTGTGTGTAACTCCGGTTCAGATAGCCTCTAGACTGCAAGACACAAACTTCAACCAACAGGAAGTAGGCGCGCTTGGAAACCACGTGCTGTTTATTTTAAAGCAGGTTCACACTCTTCAATTTTCGTCGCGAGAATTCGATTCCATTTTCCGCGGTGCGATAAATGACAAATACTACCGAATTCCTCTGATTATCAATTcaacttttacttttattcaaCTATCATAGCAGCTCTTTTGTTACAGTAGCTGAATATAGCTTgacgaataaatatattcgagAATTATAAACGCAACAAACTAAACTATTACACGGATACACGCGATGCGTAAATTCTCAGATATACAAGTCTCATGATTTTTGGTTTCAGCAATTCaggtattatataataattatttacaactATCTTATAGTCTAAAATATAAGGCACTTGTCCACTTTGGTTTCGTTCCTAGAGAACGTTTCTAGAAATGTTAAGAAATATCTTTTCAAAAGTTCAAATCGCAAATACTTCGATCACGGAGTAAATAACCCGCCAGTTATAACGTTTTGATTAATACCTGTTCTTAGGCGAAAGCTC is part of the Neodiprion virginianus isolate iyNeoVirg1 chromosome 5, iyNeoVirg1.1, whole genome shotgun sequence genome and encodes:
- the LOC124304751 gene encoding laminin subunit beta-1-like isoform X2; translation: MVRPNQLIAIVFGLFLVILADTTSPPYYRRVSNRVQSRPETVQRGDMSPSEAFGKNQYSWSRVTTMRPRGVLLKKPQPCEVGSCYPATGDLLIGRENRIRASSTCGLKGPERYCIVSHLQDRKKCFFCDKRIPKQQHGVENIVHKYQPNHRAAETWWQSENGVENVTLQLDLEAEFHFTHIIIKFKTFRPAAMLIERSYDFGKTWQVYKYFAYNCQQSFPGVSTKASRNLTDVVCESRYSNVAPSEGGEIIHRVLPPNLQIDNPYSKEVQNLLKMTNLRINFTRLHTLGDDLLDNRAEIREKYYYAIKNMWVRGSCSCYGHASRCLPLPGIPERQDMVHGRCECTHNTKGLNCEYCEDFFNDLPWKPAVGKQTSACKMCNCNNHSQSCHFDEAVFERSGRVSGGVCDDCQHNTRGQNCEQCKPFFYHESSRDMTDAEACQPCDCDPSGSLDDGICDSRTDELSGDESGRCHCKANVEGRRCDRCKNGFWKFDFNNPDGCQACTCNTVGTIGNQGCNMLTGECTCKRYVTARDCSQCLPEYWGLSEEQDGCKPCDCDLGGAYDNFCDVVTGQCRCRRNIGGRTCNEPEQSYYTVSLDFLIYEGENSRASSNCQIVIREPYRDGRNTTWTGSGFIRAYEFSNLTFVIDDIVKTMEYDIVVRYEPEIAGPWQKVRIFIERDGPVDPDGPCRNWQPSDDRVTMQLYPDRHSAVAIRNACLESGKRYIVHLTFDAYDQRYQTPSASILIDSITLIPRPESIPVFSGSPLAEVRRQEYEAYRCGDMFYDLYDRDQQISDICKQYQYIIGTYVFDGGHACECNLTGSHSLLCNQFGGRCSCKTNVIGRRCDSCAPGTYNFGPEGCKPCDCDAVGALDNFCNVETGRCTCHPNTYSRTCGLCQPGFWNFPHCRRCECNGHADSCDSKTGACINCQDSTTGHNCDMCIATFYGDPRIGVDIPCRQCPCPGAIASGHSYADSCSLDSITQDVVCECYEGYASPRCETCDDNYYGNPDVPGGSCTPCDCSNNTDPARPGNCDPKTGECLQCLFDTAGSHCQICKPQYYGDALEKNCKFCECNVLGTDQSAGPCNHRSGQCPCLPHVMGQFCDHCEENHWRIASGEGCDPCECDAIGSISDKCNEYDGTCECRPGFGGRQCNECQKNHWGDPNIECKTCECSSLGSATPQCDRQTGACVCYEGIGGVKCDHCDRGYLGFAPTCRPCGECFDNWDMTLQGVRNRTSNVITDASRIKKVGITGFYTSEFDQMDDSLNQVKALVSDTSVRGQDLEKLSDMAADLKNVIQASQMRLDELDNLQDSISQRVHLADAALKNMRNRTDNLHQDAAQLKKDATKLQEANVQGALNVTVEMAEQSNEAERMANGTLNTLAEAERYHTNTENFLSKNSLSFKEATDQNKESIARLGDQVTTIKSMLPDLNLEVCGERVTECSSLCGGAGCGSCGGLSCDAGAVAKVNLALDLADKQTAAIKNHRDKAEQLLRSMSQVQQEAIAARSNAQDAFNHALSVRNETDELSADLTALTDRMWNFLTEEQSTPAEVRDLAKKALSKNIHSNPEQIKELAQNISLMVGSLTNPEKIIAEAADGLRRANQLRERANATKNEAIAKEVQAEKITKLLTDAQSAQDNADNAVRKATDDITQSQAHLTTIIQGMKMAKDTAGKLTASVGALDSRLENLQTQLIKDDYILNEEIAKQVAEVVLEAGTVDNKTMKLRQEYQQAKNSLGNRVDRSKGNIEKAKSLLARASELTADTSTKFKDLDGMEIVYKDNERKLSRLMEIVDSLTNEMEQHLKEIDTKSIRYRQCST